A DNA window from Shewanella baltica contains the following coding sequences:
- the hfq gene encoding RNA chaperone Hfq, which translates to MAKGQSLQDPFLNALRRERVPVSIYLVNGIKLQGQVESFDQFVILLKNTVSQMVYKHAISTVVPARPFNVTGHQNAQGGYGAQDDAPSGE; encoded by the coding sequence ATGGCTAAGGGGCAATCTTTACAAGACCCATTTTTGAACGCATTGCGTCGCGAGCGCGTTCCTGTATCAATTTACTTGGTGAACGGCATTAAACTCCAAGGACAGGTAGAGTCGTTTGATCAATTTGTCATTCTGTTGAAAAACACAGTGAGCCAAATGGTTTATAAACACGCTATTTCTACTGTAGTGCCAGCACGCCCATTCAACGTCACTGGTCACCAAAATGCCCAAGGCGGATATGGTGCTCAAGATGATGCGCCTAGTGGCGAATAA
- the hflX gene encoding ribosome rescue GTPase HflX gives MFDRYEAGETAVLVHIDFSDEERREDLVELQLLVESAGARSVGVITGSRRSPDRKFFVGSGKAEELAALVAATEANVVIFNHALSPAQERNLEQVCHCRVLDRTTLILDIFAQRARTHEGKLQVELAQLRHMSTRLIRGWTHLERQKGGIGLRGPGETQLETDRRLLRGRIKNINKRLERVDKQREQSRRARKRSDLSTVSLVGYTNAGKSTLFNALTSSDVYAADQLFATLDPTLRKLDLPDGAVILADTVGFIRHLPHDLVAAFKATLQETRQAELLLHIVDCADENMADNFDQVQSVLKDIEADEVMQLVVCNKIDLLEDVTPRIEYNDIGKPVRVWVSAQKRLGFDLLLKAITELIGEVIKELTLRIPATAGHYLGQFYRLDAIQQKEYDDLGNCILSVRLSDADWRRLAKQSQGELETFIYEDSIDEAVC, from the coding sequence TTGTTTGATCGTTATGAGGCGGGAGAAACTGCGGTTCTTGTCCATATCGACTTTTCCGATGAGGAACGCCGAGAAGATTTAGTCGAGCTGCAGCTATTAGTGGAATCAGCTGGAGCCCGATCAGTCGGGGTGATTACTGGAAGTCGACGTTCGCCGGACCGCAAATTTTTTGTGGGTTCTGGTAAAGCCGAAGAGTTAGCCGCATTAGTGGCGGCGACCGAAGCCAATGTGGTGATTTTTAATCATGCATTGAGTCCAGCCCAAGAGCGTAATCTTGAGCAAGTGTGTCATTGTCGAGTACTCGACCGTACGACGCTTATTCTCGATATTTTTGCCCAAAGAGCGCGTACTCACGAAGGTAAGTTGCAGGTGGAGCTAGCGCAATTGCGCCATATGTCGACTCGCCTGATCCGTGGTTGGACGCATCTTGAAAGGCAAAAGGGCGGTATTGGTTTACGTGGTCCAGGGGAAACCCAGCTCGAAACCGATAGACGTTTGCTCAGAGGACGGATTAAAAATATCAACAAGCGTTTAGAGCGAGTTGATAAACAACGTGAACAGAGTCGACGTGCACGTAAGCGCAGTGATTTGTCGACAGTGTCATTAGTCGGCTACACAAACGCGGGTAAATCAACGCTGTTTAATGCCCTAACATCATCCGATGTTTATGCTGCAGATCAGTTGTTTGCCACACTCGATCCCACGCTAAGAAAGTTAGATTTACCCGATGGTGCCGTGATATTAGCGGATACTGTAGGGTTTATTCGTCATTTGCCCCATGATCTCGTTGCTGCATTTAAGGCAACCTTACAAGAGACAAGGCAAGCTGAGTTACTACTGCATATCGTTGATTGTGCAGATGAAAACATGGCGGATAACTTTGATCAGGTTCAATCTGTACTGAAAGACATCGAAGCCGATGAAGTCATGCAACTCGTGGTGTGTAACAAAATCGATTTACTCGAGGATGTAACCCCAAGAATTGAATATAACGACATAGGCAAACCCGTTCGAGTTTGGGTTTCGGCACAGAAGCGTTTGGGATTTGATTTGCTGTTGAAAGCCATCACTGAGCTAATCGGTGAGGTGATTAAAGAGCTAACACTTAGAATTCCGGCAACTGCTGGACATTATCTTGGCCAGTTTTATCGACTGGATGCGATACAGCAGAAAGAGTACGACGATCTGGGGAACTGTATTTTGTCTGTTCGTTTATCGGACGCCGATTGGCGCCGATTAGCTAAACAGAGTCAGGGTGAGTTAGAAACCTTTATCTACGAAGATTCGATAGATGAGGCTGTTTGTTAA
- the hflK gene encoding FtsH protease activity modulator HflK: MAWNEPGNKGNDPWGNKGGNDKGPPDLDEVFRNLSKRFGGKGNGSGQSFSSFSLIIILAVAVVVWGLSGFYTIKEAERGVALRFGKHAGEIGPGLHWKATFIDQIYPVDIQSVRSIPASGSMLTSDENVVKVELDVQYRILDAYSYLFSAVDANASLREATDSALRYVIGHNKMDDILTTGRDAIRRDTWKELERILEPYKLGLAVVDVNFLPARPPEEVKDAFDDAISAQEDEQRFIREAEAYAREIEPKARGEVERMAQQANAYKEREVLEARGKVARFELLLPEYQAAPDVTRKRLYLDTMQQVMTDTNKVLIDAKNNGNLMYLPLDKLIQQKPATTELEAKPQQNVNSSSVSTTRANEPLSGRPSRDDRTRQGRE; the protein is encoded by the coding sequence ATGGCTTGGAACGAGCCCGGTAACAAGGGTAATGATCCTTGGGGAAATAAAGGTGGTAACGACAAAGGACCACCGGACCTTGACGAGGTTTTTCGTAATCTTTCAAAGCGCTTTGGCGGCAAAGGAAACGGCTCAGGCCAATCTTTTAGCTCGTTTAGCCTAATCATCATTCTTGCTGTTGCTGTAGTTGTTTGGGGACTTTCGGGTTTTTATACAATTAAAGAAGCTGAGCGTGGTGTGGCACTGCGATTTGGTAAACACGCTGGCGAAATTGGCCCTGGACTTCATTGGAAAGCCACATTTATCGACCAAATTTATCCCGTCGACATTCAATCGGTTCGCTCTATTCCTGCGTCTGGTAGCATGCTGACATCCGATGAAAACGTCGTGAAAGTTGAGCTTGATGTTCAGTATCGTATTTTAGATGCTTACTCATATCTATTTAGTGCCGTCGATGCGAACGCCAGTTTGCGTGAAGCGACTGACAGTGCACTGCGTTATGTCATTGGACATAATAAGATGGATGATATTCTGACTACTGGCCGTGATGCTATTCGTCGCGATACGTGGAAAGAGTTAGAGCGCATTCTTGAACCGTACAAATTGGGTCTTGCTGTTGTTGACGTCAACTTCTTACCGGCGCGTCCGCCTGAAGAAGTGAAAGACGCCTTCGATGACGCGATTTCTGCTCAAGAAGATGAACAACGTTTTATTCGTGAAGCTGAAGCCTATGCCCGTGAAATTGAACCAAAAGCTCGTGGTGAAGTTGAACGTATGGCACAACAAGCGAATGCTTATAAAGAGCGTGAAGTCTTAGAAGCTCGCGGTAAAGTGGCTCGTTTTGAGCTGTTATTACCTGAGTACCAAGCCGCGCCTGACGTGACTCGCAAGCGTTTGTATCTCGATACAATGCAGCAAGTGATGACAGATACGAATAAAGTGCTGATTGATGCCAAGAACAACGGCAACTTAATGTACCTACCGCTAGATAAGTTAATTCAGCAGAAGCCTGCGACAACTGAGCTGGAAGCTAAGCCACAGCAAAATGTCAATTCTTCATCTGTATCAACGACTCGCGCGAATGAGCCTTTGAGTGGACGTCCATCCCGCGATGATCGTACTCGCCAAGGGAGGGAGTAA
- the hflC gene encoding protease modulator HflC: MGRLSVILIAVLLGIGLSSLMVVNEGERAIVARFGEILKDNVDGNRVTRVYGPGLHIKVPVIDKVKLLDARIQTLDGAADRFVTSEKKDLMVDSYVKWRIADFEKYYLSTNGGIKSNAESLLQRKINNDLRTEFGRRTIREIVSGKRDELQNDALENASESAKDLGIEVVDVRVKQINLPANVSNSIYQRMRAERQAVAKEHRAQGKEQSEIIRATIDANVTVKIAEAERKALTIRGEGDALAAKIYSDAYSKDAEFFGFVRSLEAYRASFSGKSDIMVLEPDSEFFKYMKSTAPKK, translated from the coding sequence ATGGGTAGATTAAGCGTTATTCTTATCGCCGTACTCTTAGGTATTGGTTTGTCATCTTTAATGGTGGTGAATGAAGGTGAGCGCGCAATTGTGGCGCGTTTCGGGGAAATTTTAAAAGACAACGTTGACGGTAATCGAGTCACCCGCGTCTACGGTCCAGGTCTGCACATTAAAGTGCCTGTGATCGATAAAGTAAAATTACTCGATGCCCGTATTCAAACACTTGATGGTGCTGCTGATCGTTTTGTGACTTCAGAGAAGAAAGATCTTATGGTCGATTCCTATGTGAAGTGGCGTATTGCAGATTTCGAAAAATATTACCTGTCTACAAACGGTGGTATTAAGTCGAATGCAGAATCGCTATTACAACGTAAGATCAACAACGATTTACGTACTGAGTTTGGTCGTCGCACTATCAGAGAGATTGTGTCTGGTAAGCGTGATGAATTGCAAAATGACGCGTTAGAAAACGCCTCAGAAAGCGCCAAAGACTTAGGTATTGAAGTTGTCGATGTGCGTGTAAAGCAAATCAATTTACCTGCTAACGTCAGTAACAGTATTTACCAACGTATGCGTGCCGAGCGTCAAGCTGTGGCAAAAGAGCATAGAGCACAAGGTAAAGAGCAATCTGAAATCATTCGTGCAACGATTGATGCCAATGTAACAGTGAAGATTGCTGAAGCTGAGCGTAAAGCTTTAACCATACGTGGTGAAGGTGATGCATTAGCTGCGAAGATATATTCTGATGCTTACAGCAAAGATGCTGAGTTCTTCGGCTTTGTTCGTAGCTTAGAAGCCTATCGTGCCAGCTTCTCAGGCAAGTCCGATATCATGGTGTTAGAGCCTGATAGCGAGTTCTTCAAGTATATGAAGAGCACTGCACCTAAGAAGTAA
- the petA gene encoding ubiquinol-cytochrome c reductase iron-sulfur subunit → MSNAPVDTGRRRFLTAATAVVGGAGAVAVAVPFIKSWNPSAKAKAAGAPVEVNISKVEPGQLIRVEWRGKPVWVVRRTDAVINELPTHDDKLRDPASAEMQQPDYATNPLRSIKPEYFIAVGICTHLGCSPTYLPDSFGEQVEGVTSGFFCPCHGSKFDMAGRVFQGVPAPLNLVIPPHQYVDDGTVIIGVDKGVA, encoded by the coding sequence ATGAGCAATGCGCCAGTCGATACCGGACGTCGCAGATTCCTGACAGCCGCAACCGCCGTAGTAGGTGGTGCTGGTGCCGTCGCTGTAGCGGTTCCTTTCATCAAGTCATGGAATCCGAGTGCCAAAGCGAAAGCTGCAGGTGCACCGGTCGAAGTAAATATCAGTAAAGTAGAGCCAGGTCAGCTGATCCGTGTTGAGTGGCGTGGAAAACCTGTATGGGTTGTCCGTCGCACAGATGCTGTGATCAATGAACTGCCAACACATGATGATAAGTTAAGAGATCCTGCTTCTGCCGAAATGCAGCAGCCTGATTATGCAACAAATCCTTTGCGCTCAATTAAGCCAGAGTATTTTATTGCTGTCGGTATTTGTACCCACCTCGGATGTTCACCTACTTATTTGCCAGATTCATTTGGTGAGCAAGTTGAAGGTGTCACTTCTGGTTTCTTCTGTCCATGTCATGGCTCTAAGTTCGATATGGCTGGTCGCGTGTTCCAAGGCGTACCTGCTCCATTGAACCTAGTTATCCCTCCACATCAATACGTTGATGATGGCACCGTGATTATCGGTGTAGATAAAGGAGTGGCGTAA
- a CDS encoding cytochrome b: protein MVKNLINWIDARIPMTATYNRHVGQYATPTNFNFWYFFGSLAMLVLVNQLLTGIWLTMNYVPTAEGAFASVEYIMRDVEYGWLLRYMHSTGASAFFVVIYLHMFRGLIYGSYQKPRELLWLFGMLIFLVLMAEAFMGYLLPWGQMSYWGAQVIISLFGAIPVIGDDLTLWIRGDFVISGATLNRFFALHVIALPLVLVVLVFLHLIALHEVGSNNPDGIEIKKNKDENGWPVDGIPFHPYYTVKDIMGVAGFLIVFCWVMFFVPEGGGYFLEGPNFEAANPMKTPVHIAPVWYFTPFYAILRAIPDKLTGVVMMGLSIAVLFVLPWLDRCKVKSIRYRSTLHKLNIAQFAISFIVLGYLGAVPATPELTIAARIFTVTYFGYFLLLFIYSKNEKTKPVPARLTH from the coding sequence ATGGTTAAGAATTTAATTAATTGGATTGATGCTCGTATCCCAATGACGGCGACTTATAACCGTCACGTGGGTCAGTATGCTACGCCAACTAACTTTAACTTTTGGTACTTTTTCGGTTCACTAGCGATGTTGGTATTGGTTAACCAATTACTGACGGGTATCTGGTTGACGATGAACTATGTACCAACAGCAGAAGGCGCATTCGCTTCTGTTGAGTACATCATGCGTGACGTTGAATACGGTTGGTTGCTGCGTTATATGCATTCTACCGGTGCTTCAGCGTTCTTCGTAGTGATCTATCTGCACATGTTCCGTGGTTTGATTTACGGTTCATATCAGAAGCCTAGAGAGCTACTGTGGTTGTTCGGTATGTTGATTTTCCTCGTGTTGATGGCTGAAGCCTTTATGGGCTACTTGCTACCATGGGGTCAAATGTCATACTGGGGCGCGCAGGTAATTATCTCTCTGTTTGGTGCTATCCCTGTTATTGGTGACGATTTAACCCTGTGGATCCGTGGTGACTTCGTGATCTCTGGCGCAACACTGAACCGATTCTTCGCGCTGCACGTGATTGCACTGCCGTTAGTATTAGTGGTCCTCGTGTTCTTACACTTAATTGCGTTACACGAAGTGGGTTCAAACAACCCTGACGGTATCGAAATTAAGAAGAACAAAGACGAGAATGGCTGGCCAGTTGATGGTATTCCATTCCACCCATACTACACAGTAAAAGACATCATGGGCGTCGCTGGGTTCCTGATCGTATTCTGCTGGGTCATGTTCTTCGTACCAGAGGGCGGTGGTTACTTCTTAGAAGGCCCGAACTTCGAAGCGGCTAACCCGATGAAGACTCCTGTGCACATTGCACCTGTGTGGTACTTTACACCTTTCTACGCCATCCTTCGTGCGATTCCAGACAAGTTGACTGGTGTGGTGATGATGGGACTGTCGATTGCAGTACTGTTCGTATTGCCTTGGTTAGATCGTTGTAAAGTGAAGTCAATTCGCTACCGTAGCACGCTACACAAGCTGAACATTGCTCAGTTTGCGATTTCTTTCATCGTCTTAGGTTATTTAGGCGCTGTGCCTGCAACACCTGAGCTGACGATCGCTGCGCGTATCTTCACTGTGACGTATTTTGGCTACTTCTTGTTGCTGTTCATTTACAGCAAGAATGAGAAAACTAAGCCTGTTCCAGCGAGGTTGACACACTGA
- a CDS encoding cytochrome c1 has product MKKLLIALVTLLPTLATAATEHVHLDKANVDLHDKASLERGVDLFQHYCSGCHSTQYQRYERVATDIGISADDMRNKYMFTDAKIGELMQNAIPHKDSAKWFGATPPDLTLVARVRGEDWVYSYLKGFYKDPSRPFGVNNTVFPSVGMPHVLEELQGTPVKQEDGTVVVTGGKLNAEEYDQAVRDITGFLVYSAEPVQLERKAMGWWVLGFLFIFFIVAYLLKKEYWKDVH; this is encoded by the coding sequence ATGAAAAAATTACTGATTGCATTAGTTACACTGTTGCCGACGCTGGCTACTGCTGCGACCGAGCACGTACATTTAGATAAAGCCAATGTTGATCTGCATGATAAAGCTTCCTTAGAACGTGGTGTGGACCTGTTCCAACATTACTGTTCTGGTTGTCATAGCACTCAGTATCAACGTTATGAACGTGTCGCTACCGATATCGGTATCTCTGCGGATGATATGCGTAACAAGTATATGTTCACCGATGCAAAAATTGGTGAGCTGATGCAAAACGCGATTCCACACAAAGATTCGGCTAAGTGGTTTGGTGCTACACCGCCAGACTTAACTTTGGTTGCCCGCGTTCGTGGCGAAGATTGGGTTTATTCATATCTGAAAGGCTTCTATAAAGATCCTAGTCGCCCATTTGGTGTGAATAACACAGTATTCCCATCTGTTGGTATGCCACATGTACTCGAAGAGTTACAAGGCACACCAGTCAAGCAAGAAGATGGCACTGTTGTGGTTACTGGCGGTAAATTAAATGCGGAAGAGTACGATCAAGCGGTTCGTGATATCACGGGTTTCTTAGTCTATTCGGCTGAACCTGTCCAACTAGAGCGTAAAGCTATGGGTTGGTGGGTACTCGGATTCCTGTTTATATTCTTTATTGTGGCCTACCTCTTGAAGAAAGAGTATTGGAAAGATGTACACTAG
- the sspA gene encoding stringent starvation protein SspA has protein sequence MAVAANKRSIMTLFSGADDLYSHQVRIVLAEKGVTVDVLQVDPNEMPEDLLEVNPYNSVPTLVDRELVLYESRIIMEYLDERFPHPPLMPVYPVSRGQSRLMMHRIDTDWYSLVDRIRKGDRVEAARKELTESLIAIAPIFGEVPYFMSEEFGLADCYLGPLLWRLPVLGIELDSRVAKDIKAYMTRIFERESFKASLTEAEREMRMGM, from the coding sequence ATGGCTGTTGCTGCCAACAAACGCTCTATCATGACACTGTTTTCAGGTGCTGATGATCTGTATAGCCATCAAGTACGTATCGTGTTAGCTGAGAAAGGGGTTACTGTTGATGTTTTACAGGTCGACCCTAACGAAATGCCTGAGGATTTGCTCGAAGTAAATCCATATAACTCAGTGCCAACTTTGGTAGATCGTGAACTCGTTTTATACGAATCACGCATTATCATGGAATATTTGGATGAGCGTTTTCCTCATCCGCCTTTGATGCCAGTTTATCCAGTGTCTCGCGGCCAAAGCCGTTTGATGATGCACCGCATAGATACAGACTGGTATTCGCTAGTTGACCGTATCCGTAAGGGTGATCGTGTTGAAGCCGCTCGTAAAGAGCTGACTGAAAGCTTGATCGCTATTGCGCCTATCTTCGGTGAAGTGCCTTACTTCATGAGCGAAGAATTTGGTCTAGCGGATTGCTACCTTGGCCCGTTGTTGTGGCGCTTACCTGTATTAGGTATTGAGCTAGATAGCCGTGTAGCTAAAGATATCAAAGCGTACATGACACGTATTTTTGAGCGTGAATCGTTTAAAGCTTCTCTAACTGAAGCTGAACGCGAAATGCGCATGGGTATGTAA
- a CDS encoding ClpXP protease specificity-enhancing factor → MKPLTPNRPYLLRAYYDWLMDNQLTPHVVVDAFVEGTQVPQQYVKDGQIVLNIAAGAVGNLQISNEFVEFNARFGGVPQQVMLPMASIVAIYARENGAGTVFDIEDAYLVDDEVDSSLSVVETNDKAPEPTDEPPKRRSHLTVVK, encoded by the coding sequence ATGAAACCTTTGACTCCAAATCGTCCTTATTTACTAAGGGCTTACTATGATTGGTTGATGGATAACCAATTGACTCCTCACGTTGTGGTGGATGCCTTTGTTGAAGGCACTCAAGTACCGCAGCAATACGTGAAGGATGGCCAGATAGTGTTGAATATCGCTGCTGGCGCAGTGGGCAATTTGCAAATTAGCAATGAGTTTGTGGAGTTCAATGCGCGTTTCGGTGGTGTTCCCCAGCAGGTGATGTTGCCAATGGCGTCGATTGTCGCTATTTATGCCCGTGAAAACGGTGCTGGCACTGTCTTCGATATTGAAGATGCTTACCTGGTGGACGATGAAGTCGATTCATCTTTATCGGTTGTTGAAACAAACGATAAAGCGCCTGAACCGACTGATGAACCGCCTAAGCGTCGCAGCCATTTAACCGTCGTAAAATAA
- a CDS encoding anthranilate synthase component II produces the protein MLLMIDNYDSFTFNLVQYFQQLGQEIVVKRNDEISIAEIEALAPTHLVISPGPCTPNEAGISLAAIEHFATRMPILGVCLGHQAMAQVFGANVVRAERVMHGKVSAIAHTGQRLFEGLNQPLTVTRYHSLLVDAVPEGFVLDAWFDDPIHGREIMAMSHQDLPLYGVQFHPESILTEQGLELLANFLAQSAVPV, from the coding sequence ATGTTGCTAATGATCGATAATTACGACTCTTTTACCTTTAACTTAGTGCAGTATTTTCAGCAGCTAGGGCAAGAGATAGTGGTTAAACGTAATGACGAAATTAGCATCGCCGAAATCGAGGCGCTTGCGCCTACTCATCTGGTGATTTCGCCCGGCCCTTGCACTCCCAATGAGGCGGGCATCTCCCTTGCGGCGATTGAACATTTTGCCACGCGCATGCCGATCCTAGGTGTGTGTTTAGGGCATCAGGCGATGGCGCAGGTTTTTGGTGCCAATGTGGTGCGTGCCGAGCGGGTAATGCACGGCAAGGTCAGCGCCATTGCGCATACTGGCCAGCGGTTATTTGAGGGATTAAATCAGCCCTTAACCGTCACACGTTATCACTCGTTATTGGTAGATGCTGTGCCTGAAGGTTTTGTCCTCGATGCTTGGTTTGATGATCCGATCCATGGCCGAGAAATCATGGCCATGAGCCATCAAGACTTACCGCTGTATGGGGTGCAATTTCATCCCGAATCCATTCTTACTGAGCAAGGTCTAGAACTATTAGCCAATTTTTTAGCGCAATCGGCTGTGCCTGTATAA
- a CDS encoding S9 family peptidase, protein MRSVMRNLGLSALAVAVLAGCAATSTETAPPASSPQAFQVPLAQPPQVSQALTLNQIMANPDWMGVFAKEAYWSDDSQSVLFARQASASPLRSYYQQGINDSRAVELALDKLHAADQQFGVFDRAKSHKAYLYQGNIFVKQLSTGKISQLTRQRSAIDGVRYLNNGDIAYWQGDNVFQIHQDSGLVEQLAEIKMAKAPEGVKEPTSYIAKQQHRLIKYVALQQENAKAKAQYKDELQKSDPTLAASTWYLGDSEVVSELSLSPDGRYILLALTDKNYTGSSEHDIMPNYLGSDGYIDPVPVRARVAEDTPPGQRFVVLDLNQHKQVDITIEGLTGFDEDVLAKVKAENAKAKGETYQSTKAPRKIQLMQDWGWTQSAIQWHESEDKLALMLEATDNKDRWIASVDLTKGKLTTEHRLHDDAWVNYDYNQFGWLSGTDSLYYLSEESGYSQLYVKGLGEKPRALTQGKFVVSDIQLSPDANYIYYKANQTHPGIYNVHRVNLATGKNEQLTQWDGNLDYSLSPDGTQLLLNASRRTQPNELYVQPIGGELKQLTSYTSDAFKNYPWQAPEVVAVPSSHGAGKVYARVYLPQGYDKSRAEKYPAVIFNHGAGYLQNADYGFSGYFREFMFHNLLTQQGYVVMDMDYRGSKGYGRDWRTAIYRNMGHPEVEDLKDGVSWMETNTNVDTQRVGTYGGSYGGFLTFMSLFTAPDLFQAGAALRPVADWAHYNAPYTSNILNTPDVDPIAYERSSPIEHAQGLTKPLLIMSGVMDDNVFFQDSVRMVQHLIELEKPTFETAIYPVEPHGFRQPSSWLDEYRRIYKLFEQELK, encoded by the coding sequence ATGAGAAGCGTAATGCGAAATTTGGGTTTAAGTGCGTTAGCGGTTGCCGTGTTGGCAGGTTGCGCAGCGACATCGACTGAAACAGCACCTCCTGCATCATCCCCGCAAGCATTCCAAGTTCCCTTAGCCCAACCGCCACAGGTTTCACAGGCGCTTACGCTTAATCAGATTATGGCAAATCCCGATTGGATGGGGGTTTTCGCCAAAGAGGCTTACTGGAGCGACGATAGCCAAAGCGTGCTGTTTGCCCGCCAAGCGAGTGCTTCACCTCTGCGCAGTTATTATCAGCAAGGCATCAATGACAGTCGCGCCGTCGAGCTAGCGCTTGATAAATTACACGCGGCAGATCAGCAGTTTGGCGTGTTTGATCGCGCTAAGTCCCACAAGGCTTATCTGTATCAGGGCAACATTTTTGTTAAGCAATTAAGCACAGGTAAAATCAGCCAACTGACTCGTCAGCGCAGTGCGATCGATGGTGTGCGTTATCTCAATAATGGCGATATCGCCTATTGGCAGGGCGACAATGTTTTCCAAATTCATCAAGATTCAGGCTTAGTCGAGCAGCTTGCTGAAATTAAAATGGCGAAAGCGCCAGAAGGTGTTAAAGAGCCAACGTCTTATATTGCTAAGCAACAGCACAGATTGATTAAGTATGTGGCGCTGCAGCAAGAGAATGCTAAAGCCAAAGCACAGTACAAAGATGAATTGCAAAAAAGCGACCCGACGCTCGCCGCCAGCACTTGGTATTTAGGCGATAGCGAAGTGGTGTCAGAGCTTAGCCTGTCACCGGATGGCCGCTATATTTTACTCGCCTTGACCGACAAGAATTACACCGGTAGTAGCGAACACGACATCATGCCTAACTACTTAGGCAGCGACGGTTATATCGACCCTGTACCCGTACGTGCACGTGTGGCTGAAGATACGCCGCCAGGACAACGCTTTGTAGTGCTTGATTTAAACCAGCATAAACAAGTCGATATTACTATCGAGGGCCTGACTGGTTTTGATGAAGATGTGCTTGCCAAAGTGAAAGCTGAGAATGCTAAAGCGAAAGGCGAAACTTACCAAAGCACTAAAGCGCCACGCAAAATTCAGCTGATGCAAGATTGGGGCTGGACCCAGAGCGCGATTCAGTGGCATGAATCGGAAGATAAATTAGCCCTGATGCTAGAAGCCACCGATAACAAAGATCGCTGGATCGCCAGTGTCGATTTAACTAAGGGTAAATTAACCACCGAACATCGTTTACATGATGACGCTTGGGTGAATTACGACTATAACCAATTCGGTTGGTTGTCGGGGACGGATTCGCTGTACTATTTGTCGGAAGAATCAGGTTATTCGCAGCTCTATGTGAAAGGACTCGGTGAAAAGCCGCGCGCCCTAACCCAAGGTAAGTTTGTAGTGAGCGACATCCAGCTGTCACCGGACGCGAATTACATCTACTACAAAGCTAACCAAACTCACCCTGGCATTTATAACGTTCACCGGGTGAACTTAGCCACAGGTAAAAATGAGCAATTAACGCAGTGGGATGGCAACTTAGATTACAGCCTAAGTCCTGATGGCACTCAGCTACTACTTAATGCTTCACGCCGCACACAGCCAAATGAGCTTTATGTTCAACCCATTGGCGGTGAGTTAAAGCAGCTGACGTCTTATACCAGTGATGCCTTTAAAAACTATCCATGGCAGGCACCAGAAGTGGTCGCTGTACCTTCAAGCCATGGCGCCGGCAAGGTGTACGCCCGCGTTTATTTGCCACAAGGCTATGATAAATCCCGCGCCGAGAAATACCCTGCGGTGATTTTCAACCACGGCGCTGGTTATCTGCAAAATGCTGACTATGGCTTTAGCGGTTACTTCCGCGAGTTTATGTTCCACAACCTGCTGACTCAGCAAGGTTATGTGGTGATGGACATGGATTACCGTGGCTCTAAAGGTTATGGCCGAGATTGGCGCACCGCGATTTACCGCAATATGGGTCATCCAGAAGTGGAAGACTTAAAGGATGGCGTTAGCTGGATGGAAACCAATACGAATGTCGATACTCAACGTGTCGGGACTTATGGTGGTTCCTACGGCGGATTCTTAACCTTTATGTCATTGTTCACTGCACCAGACCTGTTCCAAGCAGGAGCCGCACTGCGTCCTGTGGCTGACTGGGCACATTATAATGCACCTTATACCTCTAACATCTTAAATACGCCTGATGTCGATCCTATCGCCTATGAGCGCAGCTCTCCGATTGAGCATGCCCAAGGATTAACGAAACCACTGCTTATTATGAGTGGTGTTATGGACGACAACGTTTTCTTCCAAGACAGCGTGCGTATGGTGCAGCATTTGATCGAACTGGAAAAACCGACCTTTGAAACGGCGATTTATCCTGTCGAGCCCCATGGTTTTCGTCAGCCTTCTAGCTGGTTAGACGAATACCGCCGTATCTATAAGCTATTCGAACAAGAACTCAAATAA